From a single Methanothermobacter sp. genomic region:
- a CDS encoding isocitrate/isopropylmalate family dehydrogenase has protein sequence MYRITVIPGDGIGKEVMEAAIHVLGGLDLELEFVYAEAGNECFMRCGETIPEETVKLVRRSDATLFGAVTTVPGQKSAIITLRRELDLFANLRPVKSLPGVPCLYPDLDFVIVRENTEDLYVGDEEFT, from the coding sequence ATGTACAGGATAACAGTTATACCCGGTGATGGTATCGGCAAGGAGGTTATGGAGGCCGCCATCCACGTTCTTGGGGGACTGGACCTTGAACTGGAATTTGTGTATGCAGAGGCAGGTAATGAGTGCTTCATGAGGTGCGGTGAAACCATACCCGAGGAAACAGTGAAACTCGTCAGAAGGTCTGATGCAACACTCTTTGGTGCAGTTACAACCGTGCCCGGTCAGAAGAGTGCCATAATTACATTGAGACGTGAGCTTGATCTTTTTGCGAATTTGAGGCCTGTTAAGTCCCTTCCGGGTGTTCCGTGCCTTTACCCTGACCTTGACTTTGTCATAGTGAGGGAGAACACTGAGGACCTCTATGTGGGTGATGAGGAGTTCAC